Proteins found in one Mangifera indica cultivar Alphonso chromosome 15, CATAS_Mindica_2.1, whole genome shotgun sequence genomic segment:
- the LOC123197638 gene encoding heat shock 22 kDa protein, mitochondrial-like, with product MAFSLVLKRLASSNLLPGSLSRTITPTAASASRFFNTNTVRQYDNESDDRDLDVDHRSARRRRHFFSDVFGRLSPTRSVSQMLNLMDQMTENPFFAGTLDGIRRGWDAKEDENALILRIDMPGLGKEDVKVSVEQNTLVIKEERAKEADDEESVRRYTSRIVLPEICKTSEIKAEMKNGVLKVAVPKVKEEGRSDVFHVNVE from the exons ATGGCTTTCTCTCTGGTTCTCAAGAGACTTGCTTCCTCAAATCTTCTTCCCGGGTCTCTAAGTCGTACTATCACTCCAACTGCCGCCTCAGCCTCTCGCTTTTTCAACACCAATACTGTTCGTCAATACGATAACGAGTCAGACGACCGTGACCTTGATGTTGACCACCGTTCTGCTCGTCGACGTCGCCATTTCTTCTCCG ATGTGTTTGGCCGGTTATCTCCAACAAGGAGCGTGAGCCAGATGTTAAACTTGATGGACCAAATGACAGAGAATCCGTTCTTTGCGGGGACACTAGACGGGATACGCAGAGGCTGGGATGCGAAAGAAGACGAAAATGCCCTGATTCTCCGGATCGACATGCCGGGGCTAGGAAAGGAAGATGTGAAGGTGTCAGTGGAACAGAACACTCTGGTGATCAAAGAAGAAAGAGCGAAAGAAGCTGATGATGAAGAGAGCGTTCGGAGGTACACGAGTAGAATTGTCTTACCTGAGATATGCAAGACCAGCGAGATCAAGGCGGAGATGAAAAACGGTGTATTGAAGGTGGCGGTGCCCAAGGTTAAGGAAGAGGGGAGGAGTGATGTGTTTCATGTCAACGTTGAGTGA
- the LOC123197932 gene encoding luc7-like protein 3, with protein sequence MDAQRALLDELMGAARNLTEEEKKGYKEVKWDDKEVCAFYMVRFCPHDLFVNTRSDLGPCPRIHDPKLKESFERSTRHDTYVPKFEAELAQFCEKLVMDLDRRVRRGRERLAQEVEPVPPAPVPEEKSEQLSMLQEKIKNLLEQVEALGEAGKVDEAEALMRKVELLNIEKTALTQHPQNEKLLMMAQEKKMALCEICGSFLVANDAAERTQSHITGKQHIGYGMVRDFITEYKTAKEKAREEERLAREKEAEERRRQREKEYGSRKRRSDSGDRVRYRDRDHDRERERYRERDRDHEKSRELDGRSGRNGGRGMDWRYKKERDENREKYRDRSRSHSPVRHGYRRSSRSPIRPH encoded by the exons ATGGACGCTCAGCGAGCTCTTCTGGACGAACTCATGGGTGCAG CTCGAAATTTGactgaagaagagaaaaagggtTACAAAGAAGTGAAATGGGATGATAAGGAGGTCTGCGCATTTTATATGGTTCGGTTTTGCCCTCATGACCTCTTTGTTAACACTCGAAGCGATCTTG GTCCGTGCCCTAGAATTCACGATCCAAAGTTGAAGGAAAG TTTTGAGAGGTCCACAAGACATGATACTTACGTACCCAAATTTGAAGCTGAACTTGCACAATTTTGCGAGAAATTG GTCATGGACCTGGATAGAAGAGTTCGGCGTGGGCGAGAACGCCTTGCTCAAGAAGTGGAACCTGTTCCACCTGCCCCAGTACCTGAGGAAAAATCTGAACAGCTTTCCATGTTGCAAGAGAAGATAAAGAATCTCCTAGAACAAGTAGAGGCCCTTGGTGAAGCTGGTAAGGTGGATGAAGCAGAAGCGCTTATGAGAAAG GTGGAGCTACTTAATATTGAGAAGACAGCATTGACCCAACATCCCCAGAATGAGAAGTTGTTGATGATGGCTCAGGAGAAAAAGATGGCTCTGTGTGAGATCTGTGGTTCTTTTCTGGTAGCAAACGATGCTGCTGAGAGGACTCAGTCTCATATTACTGGAAAGCAGCATATTGGTTATGGCATGGTTCGGGATTTTATTACTGAGTACAAG ACAGCAAAGGAGAAGGCTAGAGAAGAGGAAAGATTAGCAAGGGAAAAGGAGGCAGAAGAGAGGAGGAGGCAAAGGGAGAAAGAATACGGGAGTAGAAAGAGAAGAAGTGATTCGGGTGATAGGGTCAGGTATCGTGATCGAGATCATGATAGGGAGCGAGAGCGATACAGAGAACGAGATCGGGATCATGAAAAGTCTCGGGAATTGGATGGTAGAAGTGGTCGGAACGGAGGGAGGGGGATGGATTGGAGatacaaaaaagaaagagatgaaaacAGGGAAAAGTATCGTGATCGTAGCAGATCACATAGCCCTGTTAGGCATGGTTACAGGAGGTCATCTAGAAGTCCAATTCGCCCACATTAG
- the LOC123197682 gene encoding peroxisomal membrane protein 11B-like produces the protein MNDKVDKLVIFLAKRDGIDKLVKTFQYVSKLVHWHAEATQPAIAQRFKHWEVASGLSRKAFRTGRFLTGFNLLRRNPGSTPTLRFLAVLANSGEMVYWFFDHFLWLSRIGTLDQNLARRMSFISAFGESFGYIFFIISDFIIMKEGLKEERKLVSEDSKDAKESVRKIRGDRVMRLMAVAANVADLVIALADIEPNPFCNHAVTLGISGLVSAWAGWYRNWPS, from the coding sequence ATGAATGACAAAGTAGACAAGCTGGTCATCTTCCTGGCAAAGCGAGACGGCATTGACAAGCTCGTCAAGACCTTCCAGTACGTCTCCAAGCTCGTCCACTGGCACGCCGAAGCCACCCAGCCAGCCATTGCGCAACGATTCAAACACTGGGAAGTTGCCTCCGGCCTCAGCAGAAAAGCCTTCAGAACCGGCAGGTTCCTCACCGGATTCAACCTTCTAAGGCGAAACCCCGGCTCCACACCAACGCTCAGGTTTTTGGCGGTTCTCGCCAATTCAGGCGAAATGGTTTACTGGTTTTTTGACCACTTTCTGTGGCTGTCAAGAATTGGGACTTTGGACCAAAACTTGGCCAGAAGGATGAGCTTCATATCAGCTTTTGGTGAGTCTTTCGGctatattttcttcattatatctgattttataataatgaaagAGGGtttaaaagaagagagaaagctTGTCAGTGAAGATTCAAAGGATGCGAAAGAAAGTGTGAGGAAGATAAGAGGCGATAGAGTGATGAGGTTGATGGCAGTGGCGGCAAATGTTGCAGACTTAGTAATTGCACTGGCGGATATTGAACCGAACCCGTTTTGCAACCATGCGGTTACTCTTGGGATTAGTGGATTGGTTTCTGCTTGGGCTGGATGGTACAGAAACTGGCCATCGTAA
- the LOC123197802 gene encoding cell number regulator 6-like: MAEGGVKSRYVKLTKDQGPLEDIKPGELNQPIEVPQLNVRKCNECGQALPENFEPPADEPWTTGIFGCTEDTESCWTGLFCPCVLFGRNVENLREDTPWTTPCLCHAICVEGGLALATATAIFHGIDPRTSFLICEGLFFTWWMCGIYTGLVRQSLQKKYHLKNSPCDPCMVHCCMHWCALCQEHREMKNRLSDNMVMPMTIVNPPPVQEMNSASENQDPAPSSGNGITNLEMQAL, translated from the exons ATGGCGGAAGGGGGAGTTAAATCAAGATATGTGAAGCTGACCAAAGATCAGGGGCCTTTGGAGGACATCAAGCCTGGTGAGCTCAACCAGCCCATTGAGGTTCCTCAG TTGAATGTTCGAAAGTGCAATGAGTGCGGACAGGCTTTACCTGAAAATTTTGAGCCTCCTGCTGATGAACCTTGGACTACTGGGATTTTTGGCTGCACTGAGGATACTGAAAGTT GCTGGACTGGGCTATTTTGCCCATGTGTTCTTTTTGGGCGTAATGTTGAGAACTTGAGAGAGGATACCCCATGGACTACACCCTGCCTTTGTCATGCAATTTGTGTTGAAGGTGGCCTTGCATTGGCAACAGCCACAGCAATCTTTCATGGCATTGACCCAAGGACATCATTTCTTATTTGTGagggtttattttttacttgGTGGATGTGTGGGATATACACTGGTCTTGTTCGGCAATCCTTGCAGAAGAAATATCATCTCAAg AATTCACCATGTGATCCATGCATGGTGCACTGCTGCATGCACTGGTGTGCATTGTGCCAGGAGCACAGGGAGATGAAGAACCGTCTCTCAGATAATATGGTGATGCCAATGACAATCGTCAACCCTCCCCCTGTCCAAGAGATGAACTCTGCCAGTGAAAACCAGGATCCCGCACCATCTTCTGGAAATGGCATCACCAATTTGGAGATGCAAGCTTTGTAA
- the LOC123197801 gene encoding GDP-mannose transporter GONST3-like gives MSNDEENPPVGKTSNSLQASSPSNQIQVTWYNALLQQASVYGVASGYCLSASLLSIINKWAVMKFPYPGALTALQYFTSAAGVLLCGYFKFIEHDALDLLTMWRFLPAAIIFYLSLFTNSELLLHANVDTFIVFRSAVPIFVAVGETLFLHQPWPTIKTWISLATIFGGSVIYVLTDYQFTLMAYSWALAYLVSMSIDFVYIKHVVMTIRLNTWGLVLYNNLEALLLFPLELLIMGELKKIKHEISDESDWHSFEVVLPVGLSCLFGLAISFFGFSCRRAISATGFTVLGIVNKLLTVVINLVIWDKHSTWVGTGGLLICMLGGVMYQQSTSNKPKAGTETKAQAHEEERQKLLEMKNTESSNIEKKVKESEQDK, from the coding sequence ATGTCTAATGATGAAGAAAATCCACCAGTTGGCAAAACTTCAAACAGTCTGCAAGCTTCCTCTCCATCCAATCAAATCCAAGTGACCTGGTACAATGCTTTACTTCAGCAAGCTTCTGTCTATGGTGTAGCATCCGGTTATTGCCTCTCAGCTTCTTTGCTCTCCATTATCAACAAATGGGCTGTCATGAAATTTCCTTATCCAGGGGCACTAACTGCTTTACAGTACTTCACAAGTGCCGCCGGTGTCCTCCTTTGTGGGTACTTCAAGTTCATAGAGCATGATGCACTTGACCTTTTGACCATGTGGCGGTTTCTACCTGCAGCCATTATATTTTACCTCTCACTTTTCACCAACAGTGAGCTCCTCCTCCATGCTAATGTTGACACTTTTATTGTCTTTCGTTCAGCGGTTCCCATATTTGTAGCAGTAGGAGAGACCCTCTTTTTGCACCAACCATGGCCAACAATCAAGACATGGATCTCGCTTGCTACCATCTTTGGAGGAAGTGTGATTTATGTTCTTACAGATTACCAGTTCACTCTCATGGCATATAGCTGGGCTTTAGCTTACCTGGTAAGCATGTCGATAGACTTTGTTTACATAAAGCATGTGGTAATGACCATTCGCTTGAATACATGGGGTCTTGTTCTGTATAATAATCTTGAGGCTCTCCTACTGTTTCCTTTGGAGCTACTTATTATGGGGGAgttgaagaaaataaagcatGAAATCTCAGATGAGTCCGACTGGCACTCTTTTGAGGTGGTTTTGCCAGTAGGGTTATCATGCTTGTTTGGTTTGGCAATATCTTTCTTTGGGTTTTCTTGTCGAAGGGCAATTTCTGCAACAGGCTTTACAGTTCTGGGTATAGTGAACAAATTGTTGACTGTTGTGATTAATTTGGTTATTTGGGATAAACATTCAACATGGGTGGGGACAGGTGGGCTTTTGATTTGTATGCTAGGTGGGGTTATGTATCAGCAGTCTACTAGCAATAAACCCAAGGCTGGGACAGAAACTAAAGCACAAGCGCATGAAGAGGAACGACAGAAGCTACTTGAAATGAAGAACACAGAAAGCAGCAATATTGAGAAGAAAGTAAAAGAGTCAGAACAAGATAAATAA
- the LOC123197386 gene encoding structural maintenance of chromosomes protein 2-1-like encodes MYIKEICLEGFKSYASRTVVPGFDPYFNAITGLNGSGKSNILDSICFVLGITNLQQVRATNLQELVYKQGQAGITKATVSIVFDNSDRDRSPLGYEDHPEITVTRQIVVGGRNKYLINGKLSQPSQVQTLFHSVQLNVNNPHFLIMQGRITKVLNMKPPEILSMLEEAAGTRMYETKKEAALKTLEKKQSKVDEMNNLLDHEILPALEKLRKERAQYMQWANGNAELDRLRRFCVAYEYVQAEKIRSSAVGEVERVKAKIAEIDDDTERTSLEIQGMEKQISNLSAEKEANMGGEVKILSEKVDALSQDLVREVSVLNNKDDTLRSEKDNAEKIVYNIEELKQSVKEKASAVRQSEEGAADLKMRVELLSKSLEEYEKDYQGVLAGKSSGNEEKCLEDQLSDAKVAVGSAETELKQLKTKISHCEKELKEKRQQLMSKCEEAVSVENELNVRGKDVENVKLALESVQYKEGQMEALQRDRTSVIELVQKLKDDIRDLSAHLANVQFAYRDPVKNFDRSKVKGVVAKLIKVKDSSTMTALEVTAGGKLFNVIVDTENTGKQLLQNGDLRRRVTIIPLNKIQSSTVPPRVQQAAARLLGKENAELALCLVGYSDELKSAMEYVFGSTFVCKSIDSAKEVAFSREINTPSVTLEGDIFQPSGLLTGGSRKGGGDLLRQLHNLAEAESNLLIHQKRLSEIEAKIMELLPLQKKFMDLKAQLELKSYDLSLFQGRAEQNEHHKLGEMVRKIEQELEETKAAAKEKQVLYENCVSTMSMLEKSIKEHDSNREGRLKDLDKKIRNAKVQMQSASKDLKGHENERERLIMEQEAITKEQASLENQLVSLRMQISGLTSEVEAQMAKVASTRNNHDQAQSELNLIRLKMKECDSQISGIVKEQQKLQHKLSEAKLERKKLENEVKRMEMEQIDCSTKVDKLIEKHAWIASEKHLFGRSGTDYDFSFRDPFKAREELEKLQAEQSGLEKRVNKKVMAMFEKAEDEYNDLMSKKNIIENDKSKIKKVIEELDEKKKETLKVTWVKVNKDFGLIFSTLLPGTMAKLEPPEGGSFLDGLEVCVAFGGVWKQSLSELSGGQRSLLALSLILALLLFKPAPLYILDEVDAALDLSHTQNIGRMIKTHFPHSQFIVVSLKEGMFNNANVLFRTKFVDGVSTVQRTVAAKQIK; translated from the exons ATGTACATAAAAGAGATATGCTTGGAGGGGTTCAAATCCTATGCGTCAAGAACAGTGGTACCTGGTTTTGATCCTTATTTTAATGCCATAACGGGTCTAAATGGGTCAGGAAAATCGAATATTCTGGATTCGATTTGCTTTGTTTTGGGTATAACCAATTTGCAGCAGGTTCGTGCTACAAACCTTCAGGAGCTCGTGTACAAGCAAGGCCAAGCTGGAATTACTAAAGCTACTGTCTCTATTGTGTTTGATAATTCTGATAGGGATAGGAGCCCTCTCGGGTATGAGGACCATCCAGAGATTACTGTCACCAGACAG ATTGTCGTTGGTGGAAGGAACAAATATCTTATAAATGGAAAACTTTCTCAGCCTAGCCAAGTTCAAACCCTCTTTCATTCAGTGCAGCTCAATGTTAACAATCCACATTTTCTCATAATGCAAGGTCGAATCACCAAGGTCTTAAATATGAAACCTCCAGAAATTCTTTCAATGCTTGAAGAGGCTGCTGGGACAAGAATGTATGAAACAAAGAAAGAGGCTGCATTGAAAACACTAGAGAAGAAGCAGAGTAAGGTTGATGAGATGAATAATCTTCTTGACCATGAAATATTGCCTGCTTTGGAGAAACTAAGGAAAGAACGGGCTCAATACATGCAATGGGCTAATGGCAATGCTGAATTAGATCGACTTAGAAGGTTCTGCGTTGCCTATGAATATGTTCAAGCTGAAAAGATCAGAAGCAGTGCAGTTGGGGAAGTGGAACGGGTGAAGGCAAAGATTGCTGAAATTGATGATGATACAGAAAGGACAAGTTTGGAAATTCAGGGAATGGAAAAGCAAATATCAAACTTGTCTGCTGAAAAGGAAGCCAACATGGGTGGAGAAGTCAAAATTTTGTCGGAGAAAGTAGATGCCCTATCTCAAGATCTTGTGCGTGAAGTGTCTGTCTTGAATAACAAGGACGACACACTCAGGAGTGAGAAAGATAATGCTGAAAAG ATTGTTTATAATATTGAAGAGCTAAAGCAATCTGTAAAAGAGAAGGCCTCTGCTGTCAGACAATCTGAAGAAGGAGCAGCTGATCTCAAAATGAGAGTTGAGTTACTTTCTAAGAGCTTGGAagagtatgaaaaagattacCAG GGTGTACTAGCTGGCAAGAGCAGTGGGAATGAGGAGAAATGCCTTGAAGACCAGTTAAGCGATGCCAAGGTCGCTGTTGGAAGTGCTGAAACTGAATTGAAACaactgaaaacaaaaataagccATTGTGAGAAGGAGTTAAAAGAGAAGAGACAACAGTTAATGTCAAAGTGCGAGGAAGCTGTATCAGTAGAGAATGAACTGAATGTTAGAGGAAAAGATGTAGAAAATGTTAAACTAGCATTGGAGTCTGTTCAATATAAAGAGGGCCAAATGGAAGCTTTACAAAGG GACCGCACATCTGTGATAGAGCTTGTGCAGAAGTTGAAGGATGATATACGGGATCTTTCAGCACATTTAGCAAATGTTCAGTTCGCATACCGTGATCCtgtgaaaaattttgataggtCAAAGGTGAAGGGTGTTGTTGCTAAACTCATTAAAGTAAAGGATAGCTCCACAATGACTGCCTTAGAG GTGACTGCTGGAGGAAAGTTATTTAATGTTATTGTAGACACTGAAAATACCGGAAAGCAATTGCTTCAAAATGGTGACCTTCGAAGGAGAGTAACAATCATTCCTTTGAATAAAATTCAATCCAGTACTGTTCCTCCCAGAGTTCAGCAGGCTGCTGCTAGATTG CTTGGCAAGGAAAATGCTGAACTTGCACTTTGTTTGGTTGGCTACAGTGATGAATTGAAG AGTGCCATGgaatatgtttttggttcaacaTTTGTCTGCAAAAGCATTGATTCTGCAAAAGAG GTTGCTTTTAGTCGTGAAATTAACACCCCAAGTGTTACTCTCGAAGGTGATATATTTCAGCCCAGTGGCCTTCTAACTGGTGGAAGCCGCAA GGGTGGAGGTGATCTGTTAAGGCAACTTCATAATTTAGCGGAGGCTGAATCTAACCTTTTAATACATCAGAAAAGGCTATCTGAAATTGAAGCAAAG ATCATGGAACTTCTGCCTCTTCAGAAGAAGTTTATGGACCTTAAAGCACAGTTAGAACTTAAATCATATGACCTCTCGTTGTTCCAGGGCAGGGCTGAACAAAATGAGCATCACAAG CTTGGGGAGATGGTAAGGAAGATTGAACAGGAGCTTGAAGAAACAAAAGCTGCCGCCAAAGAGAAGCAagttttatatgaaaattgtgTTAGTACAATGTCAATGCTTGAGAAATCAATCAAAGAGCATGATAGTAATCGAGAGGGCAGACTTAAGGATTTAGATAAAAAGATTAGGAACGCAAAAGTTCAAATGCAGTCAGCTTCAAAAGATCTAAAG GGGcatgaaaatgaaagagagagacTTATTATGGAGCAGGAAGCAATTACCAAGGAACAAGCATCTTTAGAGAATCAATTAGTTTCATTGAGAATGCAGATTAGTGGTCTCACTTCAGAAGTAGAAGCACAAATGGCCAAG GTTGCTTCCACGCGTAACAATCATGATCAGGCTCAATCTGAGCTCAATTTGATTCGTTTAAAGATGAAGGAATGTGATTCCCAAATTAGTGGCATTGTAAAGGAGCAACAGAAACTTCAACATAAGCTCAGTGAGGCAAAGCTTGAGAGGAAGAAGCTAGAAAATGAG GTAAAAcggatggagatggaacaaatAGATTGTTCTACAAAGGTTGACAAATTGATTGAGAAGCATGCCTGGATTGCATCTGAGAAACATCTATTTGGAAGAAGTGGGACAGACTATGATTTTTCATTTCGTGATCCTTTTAAAGCAAGGGAAGAGCTTGAGAAACTGCAAGCCGAGCAATCTGG CCTAGAGAAAAGGGTCAACAAGAAAGTTATGGCAATGTTTGAGAAAGCAGAGGATGAGTACAATGATTTAATGTCCAAGAAAAACATTATTGAG AATGACAAGTCTAAAATCAAGAAGGTGATTGAAGAGCTagatgagaagaagaaagaaactcTAAAAGTTACTTGGGTCAAAGTTAACAA GGACTTTGGATTGATCTTTTCTACTCTGTTACCTGGCACAATGGCAAAGCTGGAACCTCCTGAAGGTGGTAGCTTCCTTGATGGTCTAGAAGTTTGTGTTGCTTTTGGAGGTGTTTGGAAACAATCCTTATCAGAATTGAGTGGAGGTCAAAGATCATTACTAGCACTATCTTTGATTTTAGCATTGCTTCTCTTTAAGCCAGCTCCTCTTTATATACTGGATGAG GTTGATGCGGCTCTTGATTTAAGTCACACACAGAACATTGGGAGAATGATCAAGACTCACTTTCCTCATTCCCAG TTTATTGTGGTTTCACTAAAAGAAGGCATGTTCAACAATGCTAATGTTCTTTTCCGGACAAAATTTGTGGATGGTGTGTCTACTGTTCAGAGGACTGTGGCTGCAAAACAGATCAAGTGA